From Planctomycetota bacterium, a single genomic window includes:
- a CDS encoding prepilin-type N-terminal cleavage/methylation domain-containing protein, whose amino-acid sequence MTKNLSYRSRHLAGGLAPRGARLGPRGASPAAKWRARRRHGFTLIELLVVVAIIALLISILLPSMDKAREAARRVVCASGEHQMFMGHFAWAADHKGQFVEGQPIYDQSGPSSGATGEYAVWFRGWAAPKASEYGGPYIREGALVRRNYLPDGRMFYCPSWKGVIGYEKIGAEYSGGGGWWENAADAPAAQLFMQTTYHYNCTFNFEKSASLTGWRSALNSDPGSRVLIADAFSDPTRGVDFHHRDGYNIARLDGSVSYFGDPRNIIRDHKGGLTYHASTADYQLHQAPVWRLFEQP is encoded by the coding sequence ATGACAAAAAATCTTTCATATCGTTCGCGTCATTTAGCGGGGGGGCTTGCCCCGCGCGGCGCGCGCCTCGGGCCGCGCGGGGCAAGCCCCGCCGCTAAATGGCGCGCTCGACGCCGACATGGCTTTACGCTCATCGAACTGCTCGTCGTCGTGGCGATCATCGCGCTGCTGATTTCGATTCTGCTGCCGTCGATGGACAAGGCGCGGGAGGCGGCGAGGCGGGTGGTCTGTGCGTCGGGCGAGCATCAGATGTTCATGGGCCATTTCGCGTGGGCGGCGGATCACAAGGGCCAGTTCGTCGAGGGCCAGCCCATTTACGACCAGTCAGGCCCGAGTTCCGGCGCGACCGGCGAGTACGCGGTATGGTTCCGCGGCTGGGCGGCGCCCAAGGCCTCGGAATACGGCGGGCCGTATATTCGCGAGGGCGCCCTCGTGCGCCGCAATTACCTGCCCGACGGACGCATGTTCTATTGTCCGAGCTGGAAGGGCGTCATCGGTTACGAGAAGATCGGCGCTGAGTACAGCGGCGGCGGCGGATGGTGGGAGAATGCCGCCGACGCGCCCGCGGCGCAGCTCTTCATGCAGACCACCTATCACTACAACTGCACCTTCAATTTCGAAAAGTCCGCTTCGCTGACCGGATGGCGCTCGGCGCTCAACAGCGACCCCGGGTCGCGCGTGCTCATCGCCGACGCCTTTTCCGACCCGACGCGCGGCGTCGACTTCCATCATCGCGACGGGTACAACATCGCCCGGCTCGACGGGTCGGTTTCGTACTTTGGCGATCCGCGCAATATCATCCGCGACCACAAGGGCGGCTTGACGTATCACGCCAGCACCGCCGATTATCAACTGCACCAGGCCCCGGTGTGGCGGCTCTTTGAACAGCCCTGA